The Pedobacter ginsengisoli region TTTTGAATTGGAAGAGTGAGACTTTTGTTAATAGAATTGTGCGCCTAAATTGTAGTCTCATAAATAAATTTTTGTTTAGCACTTTTCTTTAATTATGTCTATCTAGATTTGTAGACATGCTTATATTTGGTTTTTAGGCATTGTTGTTCCTGCATCGAACAGCAATGCCTTCTTTAAAAACTTGCTGCCGGGAATTTTTATCAGTTGTCTTGATTCAATTTGGAGGTATGTTTTGTATCCTTCATAAAAATATACACCACTAAGGAAATAAAAATACAAATGGTAATGTACCAATAATAGTATTCTTCATGGTGCCAGTTTTTTAATTGCAGGGCAATATATTCTGCAGATCCACCGAAAATAGCAACGGTTAATGCGTAAGGTAATCCAACACCAAGCGCTCTAACCTCTGCAGGAAATAATTCGGCCTTTACCACTGCATTTATACTTGTATAACCACTAACAATGATTAGCGCAATCATTAAAAGAAAAAATGCCTGCCATTGTGATGTGGTATGGCTTAGCGCGGTGAGTAATGGAACTGTACATACTGTACCTGATACACCGAAGGCTATGAGAAGTGGCCGCCTTCCTATTTTGTCTGATAGGGCTCCGAAGACAGGTTGTAAACATGCAAAGATGAATAGTGTTAAAAAAGACATCAATGTTGATTGTTCTTTTGTCATGTGAACAGTGTTGACCAGGAATTTTTGCATGTAAGTTGTGTAGGTATAAAAGGCCAGAGTACCTCCTAATGTGAGTCCTATTACTGTTATTACTGCTTTGGGATGTTTTAATAATTCTTTTATAGTTCCTTTTTTATCATCTTTTCGTTGCTTTTGGTTTTCGAATGCTCTTGTTTCGTCAAGGTTTTTTCTAAGGTAAAGTGCGACAATAGAAAGGATTGCCCCGAATATGAATGGGATGCGCCAACCCCATTCCTGAAGTTGATCTTCGGAGAGTAGTAATCTTTGCAGAATTAATTGAATGGCAAGGGCAAGTAATTGGCCGCCGATGAGGGTTACATATTGAAAACTGGAATAGAATCCGCGCCTGTTTTTTGTGGCCATTTCACTTAAGTAGGTTGCAGATACTCCATACTCGCCGCCAACGCTTAAGCCCTGAAGTAGTCTTGCTGTTAACAACACGATGGGGGCCATAATACCAATAGTTTTGTAGGTTGGAGTTAGCGCGATTAGAAAAGAGCCCAGCGACATTAATAATACTGAAAGTGTCATGGATTGTTTACGGCCAATACGATCGGCAATACGCCCAAAAATATACCCCCCAAGTGGGCGCATTAAAAATCCTAAAGCAAATATTCCTGCCGTATTTATTAGTTGTACAGTAGGATTGCCTTGTGGGAAAAAGGAAGCAGAAAAATAAATTGCGAAAGCAGAATAAGCGTACCAATCGTACCATTCTACAAGATTACCTATTGAACCGCCAAAAATGGCCTTTAGTCTTCTTGCCGAGATTTTGTCGTCATTTTTTACCATAGGTTTAATACTCAAATGTATGTAATATAATTATCATCGTAAGGATTTGAGGTTGTATGATGAATGAATTAATTTGTATCTTGTATTGTTTATTTTATACACTAAAGCAGTAAGTTATGAACCAAAAAGAAATCAACGACGAGTATGTTAATGCAGTTAACAAGATCGAGACTATTCTTAAATTCGATAAACACGTTTATCCTACGGCTACAGACTTTATAGGTCATCTTTTAAAACTATCTAAAAGCCATCATTTTGAAGTGTTGACAAAAGATGGCTCTAAGTTGGAAGACGCTATTAATGGATAGATAAAAACAGTTTCTAATATATAAAATGATAGCTTTGTAAGCTAGATTTTAATGATATGATTAGATATTGCTTTATACTGTTTATGATGATTCAATTGAACAGTTTTGCACAAGATTATAAGGCACAGATTGCAACTCACCGTGAAAATTACAAAGAAGATTTTTTGAAGGATACCCGTTCACCACTAAAGAAAGATGATCTAAAGAATTTACATTTTTTTGAGGCTGATAGTAATTATAGGGTAAGTGCTAAAATAGAGCTTTTGATGAACGAAACGCCGTTTCAAATGCCAACTTATACAGGCACAAGCAGGGAGTATATCCGTTACGCAATCCTTGGTTTCAAATTAAATGGCGAACCTCAGAAGCTCACTATATATAAGAGTATTTCGTTATCTAAAATTGCGGAATATAAGGACCATTTATTTTTGCCATTTACTGATGAAACCAATTCTGAGGAATCATATGGCGGTGGAAGATATATTGATCTAAGCAGCCAAGATATTAAAGGGAATTTTATTGAAGTTGATTTTAATAAGGCGTACAATCCTTATTGTGCTTATAGCGATGGTTATCAATGTCCTAAACCTCCGGCAGAAAATGACCTGAAACTTAAGGTTAAAGCTGGTGAAATGATTTATACAGGAGATAAAAAGCATAAGTAATTATTTTTTTATTTTAAAAAACAGACTGCCATAGGGTTGTCAGTAGGGGTAGTTTTCTTTGTATAAGAAATAAGATTAACTACTAAAAACACTACATTATGACTACGATTAACACAGCCACGGAGACAATTTTAGCACCTTTATTTATTAACTCTAATGACCTTTTAAACCATTGGCAGGGACACCGCAGAGTAACAAGACGTGTAATTGAGGCTTTTCCGGAAGATGAATTATTTAATTATTCTATTGGTGGAATGCGGCCTTTCGCAGGTTTGATTAGTGAAATTACGAGTATGTCTGGTCCGGGAGTAAAAGGTATTGCTACTGATGAGTGGACAACTATTAATGAAATGGATCATCATACAGGAAAGACTGAGGTGAATTCAAAGGATGCATTGTTGATGGAATGGGATAGGATTACTGATGAGATTAATACTTTTTGGGCACAGATTCCTACTGAGAAATTTCAGGAAGTAGTATTGGCTTTTGGTCAATATGAGGGGGAGGCATATGGAATTATCCTTTACTTTATTGATAACGAGATTCACCACCGTGCACAGGGTACTGTTTATCTGCGCAGTTTAGGTATTGAGCCACCTGCATTTTGGAACAGAGATTAATTGCCTAAATTGCATGCATGGAAAAAATCTATGGTGATCATGTAAATCTTTTAACTATACCCGGTGAAGCATTTTTTCATCCGGGTTTTTTTATGGAGGATGATAGCTATATGTATCTGGATAGGTTAACAGAAGAGGTTGAATGGAAACAGGAACCCATAAAGATTTTCGGAAAAACTGTTCTTCAGCCTCGCTTTACTGCCTTTTATGGCAACGATGATGTAAGTTATACTTATTCTGGTATTACCATGAATGCTTTGCCTTGGACAACTACCTTACAACGAATAAAAGAAAGTATTGAAACTACTTTTGAAACTAAATTTAACGCCTGCCTGTTGAATCATTATCGAGACGGTAAGGATTATATGGGCTGGCATAGAGATAATGAGCGAAACCTGGGTAAATTTCCTGTAATTGCCTCAGTAAGTTTTGGAGCTTCAAGGATTTTTCAATTTAGGAATTATAAAGATAAATTGCCAATTGTTTCTATTGAGTTGACCCATGGAAGCTTGTTGATAATGAAAGGGGAGACCCAGCATTATTGGGAGCACAGACTCCCTAAAACGGTAGTTGAAACTCAACCAAGAATTAATTTGACTTTTAGAATGATTAAATCATAGGATCTGGTATTTGTTAATAGAAGAAAGCGAAATGTTTGTTGGAATTAAGTCAGAAAAGTATTTGAAATTTTAATTGTATCTTAAACCCATTACTTTTGTTAACACTGTTAACTAAAATTAAACCAGTATGGGAATTGCAGAACGTAAAATCAGACAAAGAGAAGAATTCAGATCGAGTATTCTGGAAGCTGCATGGCTACAGGTGCTAACTGACGGCTGGCAATCTTTATCTATTCGTAAAATTGCGGATGCCATTGAATACAGTATTCCGGTTATTTACAATCATTTTGAAAATAAAGAAGCTATTCTTTTGGAATTTACTAAAGAGGGCTTTCAAAAATTGGCAGATGCGCTTGTTGAAGTGAAGAACAAGCACACTAAACCATCGGAACAACTAGAGGCTATGGCGCATGCTTACTGGGATTTTGCTTTTGAACACAAGGAGTACTATCAGTTGATGTTTGGTCTTGGGATACCTGCATGTGAAATGGTAAATCAAATTGCCGAAATGAAACATATGACAGGTATTATGATAACTACTATTCAAGAGGCAATTGCTTTAGGTGGCAATACCGAAATCAACTATTTTTTAAAATATCATACCTACCTTTCCATTTTGCATGGTTTGGTTTCAATAGAGATGATTCAGAAGGTTGGAAAACCTGATCCAGAGAAGAAATTGATCCTTCAGGATGCGATTTCTGGATTTATTAAATCATTTACAAATAATTAATTTCTAAAATTTCTATATTTATCGTTAACTGAAAACTGAAAGTTTAAACATGAGAAAACTATTTAACACTAATTTTAACAATGAAGGCGTACATTTTATGCTTCTTATTACCCGTATTGCCGTTGCTGCGTTTATGCTTACCCATGGCCTTCAGAAATTACCGTGGCTTTTAGCCGGGGGTGAGATTCAGTTTGCAGATCCTATAGGTCTTGGTCAGGCTACATCTCTTGTATTAACTGTATTTGCAGAAGTTGTATGTTCTGTTTTGATTTTATTAGGGTTGGGAACCAGACTTGCAGTAATACCTTTGATAATACTCATGCTTGTTGCTGTTCTTATTATTCATGCACCAGATGCATTTGAGAAAAAAGAGCTTGGATTACATTTTCTGGTTACCTACTTGTTTTTACTTGTTGCCGGTTCAGGTAAGTATAGTGTAGATCATTTAATAAGCCGTAATAGTAATAGCCGTAGACGATAATGAAAAATCGATTTGTATAATTTTTCTGAATAATCCGTTATAGCTGTTATGAAAAAGATATTATTAATTTGCCTGATGGCGATGGGGATAGCTGGTTGTGGCATAAATAAGCAGGCTCAACAGATAAAAGCTCTTGAAAGATGTAAATACAGGATCACTTCGGCTGATGAGATCAGTTTGGCTGGTGCTGATGTAAAAAAGATGATCAATAACCAGGATATTAATCTGGGTAGCCTTCCGGGGCTTGCTCTTGGATTGTTGAGAAGGGATATTCCATTAAGAGCGCGCTTGAACCTGGAAGTGAAAAATCCTACTGGCAATGATGCTTCAATTAATCAGTTTGAGTATAAAATATTAATAAACAGACAGGAGCTTGCCACAGGTTTTGTAAATCAGGAAGTAAATGTAACTGCAGGACAAGCTACTGTAGTGCCCGTTGATATGGAGGTGAATGTTTATCCGTTTATTTCTGACAGCAAAGTAATGAGAGAGATCACTGATTTTGTTCAGTCAGGGAAAAATGGACCTGAAAAGAAAGGGATACTTACACTTAAAATCAGACCAAGTATTAAAGTTGCCGGAGGATTAGTGAAGTATCCAGGCTTTATTACTATTGATAAGGAAGTTAGCAGTAAGATTCTCCTATAAGAACCGTAGTATTTTTGCAGGATTGTTACGGATTTAAGTTTTCAATAACACTTGGGATTAATGTTTTTTAATTATTTTCGGGCTATCTAGAGTTTACATAAAATGTAATCTAAGATGTTTATATGAAGTTACGTTTATGTTCGCTCCTGATTACGGTGCTGATTCCTTCGTTAATTAAGGCCCAGAATATGCAGCAGCTTAATGCTGCGGAGATAAAGCAGGGTCTTGAAGGTTTGAATGTTGCTGGCAGTGTTTTATATGTTGCTGCTCATCCTGATGATGAAAATACCAGGTTGTTGGGTTATCTGGCAAAAGAAAAAAAGGTTAGAGCCGGTTATTTGTCGCTGACAAGAGGCGATGGAGGGCAAAATCTTATTGGTAATGAACAGGCAGAATTGCTAGGGTTGATACGGACCCAGGAATTGCTGGCAGCCAGACGCACAGATGGTGCCGAGCAGTTTTTTACAAGAGCAAATGACTTTGGCTTCTCTAAGAATCCTGAAGAGAGTTTCAAGATCTGGGATAAGTCGAAGATACTTGCAGATGTTGTTTGGGTGATCCGAAAGTTTCAACCTGATGTGATCATTACACGCTTTCCCGAAGATTCGCGTGCTGGTCATGGCCATCATTCAGGATCTGCAATACTTGCCCATGAAGCATTTTTGGCAGCTGCAGATCCAAAACAATTTCCTGAACAGCTTGCTTATGTAAAACCATGGAAGGCGAAACGCATCCTTTGGAATACTTTTAATTTTGGTGGTAACAATACTACTTCAGATGATCAGCTGAAAATTGATGTTGGTGGCTATAATGCTTTATTAGGTAAAAGTTATGGAGAAATTGCTGCCGAAAGCAGATCTAATCATAGAAGTCAGGGATTTGGTTCCTCCAGACAACGTGGATCAGCAATTGAATTTTTTAGCTATGTAGCAGGTGAAAAGGCTTCGAAAGATATATTTGAGGGGATAGATTTTACACTTAATCGTTTCCCTGGAAATGGAGAAGTACAAAAGCTTGTATCTGAAATTAACGC contains the following coding sequences:
- a CDS encoding MFS transporter, with protein sequence MVKNDDKISARRLKAIFGGSIGNLVEWYDWYAYSAFAIYFSASFFPQGNPTVQLINTAGIFALGFLMRPLGGYIFGRIADRIGRKQSMTLSVLLMSLGSFLIALTPTYKTIGIMAPIVLLTARLLQGLSVGGEYGVSATYLSEMATKNRRGFYSSFQYVTLIGGQLLALAIQLILQRLLLSEDQLQEWGWRIPFIFGAILSIVALYLRKNLDETRAFENQKQRKDDKKGTIKELLKHPKAVITVIGLTLGGTLAFYTYTTYMQKFLVNTVHMTKEQSTLMSFLTLFIFACLQPVFGALSDKIGRRPLLIAFGVSGTVCTVPLLTALSHTTSQWQAFFLLMIALIIVSGYTSINAVVKAELFPAEVRALGVGLPYALTVAIFGGSAEYIALQLKNWHHEEYYYWYITICIFISLVVYIFMKDTKHTSKLNQDN
- a CDS encoding DUF1684 domain-containing protein — encoded protein: MMIQLNSFAQDYKAQIATHRENYKEDFLKDTRSPLKKDDLKNLHFFEADSNYRVSAKIELLMNETPFQMPTYTGTSREYIRYAILGFKLNGEPQKLTIYKSISLSKIAEYKDHLFLPFTDETNSEESYGGGRYIDLSSQDIKGNFIEVDFNKAYNPYCAYSDGYQCPKPPAENDLKLKVKAGEMIYTGDKKHK
- a CDS encoding DinB family protein, with protein sequence MTTINTATETILAPLFINSNDLLNHWQGHRRVTRRVIEAFPEDELFNYSIGGMRPFAGLISEITSMSGPGVKGIATDEWTTINEMDHHTGKTEVNSKDALLMEWDRITDEINTFWAQIPTEKFQEVVLAFGQYEGEAYGIILYFIDNEIHHRAQGTVYLRSLGIEPPAFWNRD
- a CDS encoding alpha-ketoglutarate-dependent dioxygenase AlkB family protein, with protein sequence MEKIYGDHVNLLTIPGEAFFHPGFFMEDDSYMYLDRLTEEVEWKQEPIKIFGKTVLQPRFTAFYGNDDVSYTYSGITMNALPWTTTLQRIKESIETTFETKFNACLLNHYRDGKDYMGWHRDNERNLGKFPVIASVSFGASRIFQFRNYKDKLPIVSIELTHGSLLIMKGETQHYWEHRLPKTVVETQPRINLTFRMIKS
- a CDS encoding TetR/AcrR family transcriptional regulator produces the protein MGIAERKIRQREEFRSSILEAAWLQVLTDGWQSLSIRKIADAIEYSIPVIYNHFENKEAILLEFTKEGFQKLADALVEVKNKHTKPSEQLEAMAHAYWDFAFEHKEYYQLMFGLGIPACEMVNQIAEMKHMTGIMITTIQEAIALGGNTEINYFLKYHTYLSILHGLVSIEMIQKVGKPDPEKKLILQDAISGFIKSFTNN
- a CDS encoding DoxX family protein, whose amino-acid sequence is MRKLFNTNFNNEGVHFMLLITRIAVAAFMLTHGLQKLPWLLAGGEIQFADPIGLGQATSLVLTVFAEVVCSVLILLGLGTRLAVIPLIILMLVAVLIIHAPDAFEKKELGLHFLVTYLFLLVAGSGKYSVDHLISRNSNSRRR
- a CDS encoding LEA type 2 family protein; its protein translation is MKKILLICLMAMGIAGCGINKQAQQIKALERCKYRITSADEISLAGADVKKMINNQDINLGSLPGLALGLLRRDIPLRARLNLEVKNPTGNDASINQFEYKILINRQELATGFVNQEVNVTAGQATVVPVDMEVNVYPFISDSKVMREITDFVQSGKNGPEKKGILTLKIRPSIKVAGGLVKYPGFITIDKEVSSKILL